In a single window of the Rhinolophus ferrumequinum isolate MPI-CBG mRhiFer1 chromosome 21, mRhiFer1_v1.p, whole genome shotgun sequence genome:
- the SLC25A39 gene encoding probable mitochondrial glutathione transporter SLC25A39 isoform X1, producing MADQDPGGISPLQQMVASGAGAVVTSLFMTPLDVVKVRLQSQRPSVTSELMPSSRLWSLSYAKLPSSLRPTGKCLLYCNGVLEPLYLCPNGARCATWFQDPTRFTGTMDAFVKIVRHEGTRTLWSGLPATLVMTVPATAIYFTAYDQLKAFLSGRALTSDLYAPMVAGALARLGTVTVISPLELVRTKLQAQHVSYRELGACVRAAVAQGGWRSLWLGWGPTALRDVPFSALYWFNYELVKTWLSGLRPKDRTSVGISFVAGGISGTVAAILTLPFDVVKTQRQVALGAVEAVRVSPLHADSTWLLLRRIRAESGTRGLFAGFLPRIIKAAPSCAIMISTYEFGKSFFQRLNREQPLGP from the exons ATGGCTGACCAGGATCCTGGGGGCATTAGTCCCCTCCAACAAATGGTGGCGTCAGGCGCAGGGGCTGTGGTCACCTCCCTCTTCA TGACCCCCCTGGACGTGGTGAAGGTCCGCTTGCAGTCTCAGCGCCCCTCAGTGACCAGCG AGTTGATGCCTTCCTCCAGACTCTGGAGCCTCTCCTATGCCAAAT TGCCCTCCTCTCTCCGACCCACAGGGAAGTGCCTCCTGTACTGCAATGGTGTCCTGGAGCCCCTGTACCTGTGCCCAAATGGTGCCCGCTGTGCCACTTGGTTTCAGGACCCCACTCGCTTCACTGGCACCATG GACGCCTTTGTGAAGATTGTGAGACACGAGGGCACCAGGACCCTGTGGAGTGGCCTCCCAGCTACCCT GGTGATGACTGTGCCAGCCACTGCCATCTACTTCACCGCCTACGACCAACTCAAGGCCTTTCTCAGTGGTCGAGCCCTCACCTCTGACCTCTATGCACCTATGGTGGCTGGCGCACTGGCCCGCT TGGGCACCGTGACTGTGATCAGTCCCCTGGAGCTGGTACGGACAAAGCTGCAGGCTCAGCATGTCTCATACCGGGAGCTGGGTGCCTGTGTCCGCGCTGCCGTGGCTCAAGGTGGCTGGCGCTCGCTGTGGCTGGGCTGGGGCCCCACTGCCCTACGGGATGTGCCCTTTTCAG CCCTATACTGGTTCAACTATGAGCTGGTGAAGACCTGGCTGAGTGGACTCAGGCCAAAGGACCGGACATCAGTGGGCATCAGCTTTGTGGCTGGCGGTATCTCAGGGACG GTGGCCGCCATCCTGACTCTACCCTTCGATGTGGTGAAGACTCAACGCCAGGTCGCGCTGGGAGCGGTGGAGGCTGTGAGAG TGTCACCTCTGCATGCCGACTCCACCTGGCTGCTGCTGCGGAGGATCCGGGCTGAGTCGGGCACCAGGGGACTTTTCgcag GCTTCCTCCCAAGGATCATCAAGGCTGCTCCCTCCTGCGCCATCATGATCAGCACCTATGAGTTCGGCAAAAGCTTCTTCCAGAGGCTCAACCGGGAACAGCCTCTGGGCCCATGA
- the SLC25A39 gene encoding probable mitochondrial glutathione transporter SLC25A39 isoform X3, which yields MVSWSPCTCAQMVPAVPLGFRTPLASLAPWVMTVPATAIYFTAYDQLKAFLSGRALTSDLYAPMVAGALARLGTVTVISPLELVRTKLQAQHVSYRELGACVRAAVAQGGWRSLWLGWGPTALRDVPFSALYWFNYELVKTWLSGLRPKDRTSVGISFVAGGISGTVAAILTLPFDVVKTQRQVALGAVEAVRVSPLHADSTWLLLRRIRAESGTRGLFAGFLPRIIKAAPSCAIMISTYEFGKSFFQRLNREQPLGP from the exons ATGGTGTCCTGGAGCCCCTGTACCTGTGCCCAAATGGTGCCCGCTGTGCCACTTGGTTTCAGGACCCCACTCGCTTCACTGGCACCATG GGTGATGACTGTGCCAGCCACTGCCATCTACTTCACCGCCTACGACCAACTCAAGGCCTTTCTCAGTGGTCGAGCCCTCACCTCTGACCTCTATGCACCTATGGTGGCTGGCGCACTGGCCCGCT TGGGCACCGTGACTGTGATCAGTCCCCTGGAGCTGGTACGGACAAAGCTGCAGGCTCAGCATGTCTCATACCGGGAGCTGGGTGCCTGTGTCCGCGCTGCCGTGGCTCAAGGTGGCTGGCGCTCGCTGTGGCTGGGCTGGGGCCCCACTGCCCTACGGGATGTGCCCTTTTCAG CCCTATACTGGTTCAACTATGAGCTGGTGAAGACCTGGCTGAGTGGACTCAGGCCAAAGGACCGGACATCAGTGGGCATCAGCTTTGTGGCTGGCGGTATCTCAGGGACG GTGGCCGCCATCCTGACTCTACCCTTCGATGTGGTGAAGACTCAACGCCAGGTCGCGCTGGGAGCGGTGGAGGCTGTGAGAG TGTCACCTCTGCATGCCGACTCCACCTGGCTGCTGCTGCGGAGGATCCGGGCTGAGTCGGGCACCAGGGGACTTTTCgcag GCTTCCTCCCAAGGATCATCAAGGCTGCTCCCTCCTGCGCCATCATGATCAGCACCTATGAGTTCGGCAAAAGCTTCTTCCAGAGGCTCAACCGGGAACAGCCTCTGGGCCCATGA
- the SLC25A39 gene encoding probable mitochondrial glutathione transporter SLC25A39 isoform X2, translating to MADQDPGGISPLQQMVASGAGAVVTSLFMTPLDVVKVRLQSQRPSVTSELMPSSRLWSLSYAKWKCLLYCNGVLEPLYLCPNGARCATWFQDPTRFTGTMDAFVKIVRHEGTRTLWSGLPATLVMTVPATAIYFTAYDQLKAFLSGRALTSDLYAPMVAGALARLGTVTVISPLELVRTKLQAQHVSYRELGACVRAAVAQGGWRSLWLGWGPTALRDVPFSALYWFNYELVKTWLSGLRPKDRTSVGISFVAGGISGTVAAILTLPFDVVKTQRQVALGAVEAVRVSPLHADSTWLLLRRIRAESGTRGLFAGFLPRIIKAAPSCAIMISTYEFGKSFFQRLNREQPLGP from the exons ATGGCTGACCAGGATCCTGGGGGCATTAGTCCCCTCCAACAAATGGTGGCGTCAGGCGCAGGGGCTGTGGTCACCTCCCTCTTCA TGACCCCCCTGGACGTGGTGAAGGTCCGCTTGCAGTCTCAGCGCCCCTCAGTGACCAGCG AGTTGATGCCTTCCTCCAGACTCTGGAGCCTCTCCTATGCCAAAT GGAAGTGCCTCCTGTACTGCAATGGTGTCCTGGAGCCCCTGTACCTGTGCCCAAATGGTGCCCGCTGTGCCACTTGGTTTCAGGACCCCACTCGCTTCACTGGCACCATG GACGCCTTTGTGAAGATTGTGAGACACGAGGGCACCAGGACCCTGTGGAGTGGCCTCCCAGCTACCCT GGTGATGACTGTGCCAGCCACTGCCATCTACTTCACCGCCTACGACCAACTCAAGGCCTTTCTCAGTGGTCGAGCCCTCACCTCTGACCTCTATGCACCTATGGTGGCTGGCGCACTGGCCCGCT TGGGCACCGTGACTGTGATCAGTCCCCTGGAGCTGGTACGGACAAAGCTGCAGGCTCAGCATGTCTCATACCGGGAGCTGGGTGCCTGTGTCCGCGCTGCCGTGGCTCAAGGTGGCTGGCGCTCGCTGTGGCTGGGCTGGGGCCCCACTGCCCTACGGGATGTGCCCTTTTCAG CCCTATACTGGTTCAACTATGAGCTGGTGAAGACCTGGCTGAGTGGACTCAGGCCAAAGGACCGGACATCAGTGGGCATCAGCTTTGTGGCTGGCGGTATCTCAGGGACG GTGGCCGCCATCCTGACTCTACCCTTCGATGTGGTGAAGACTCAACGCCAGGTCGCGCTGGGAGCGGTGGAGGCTGTGAGAG TGTCACCTCTGCATGCCGACTCCACCTGGCTGCTGCTGCGGAGGATCCGGGCTGAGTCGGGCACCAGGGGACTTTTCgcag GCTTCCTCCCAAGGATCATCAAGGCTGCTCCCTCCTGCGCCATCATGATCAGCACCTATGAGTTCGGCAAAAGCTTCTTCCAGAGGCTCAACCGGGAACAGCCTCTGGGCCCATGA